The Deinococcus ruber genomic interval GACAGGCGGACTTTCTCCGCAAGCAGCTGCGGGCTCGGTATGCGGAGTTGCTGGACAAGGCGCTGTTCGGACTGGTGCAGCGGGGCTTCGGGATGTTCGTGTTCGATGTGGTGGTGGCGATCAGCGATCAGGGCGTGATCGAACACCGGGGGCAGCTGCCGGAGGTTCGCAAAGCTGATCAGGTGGCCGACCGAGTGCGTGAACTGATGCGCGAGCAGGCGGGACTCGCCCATCCGATGAGTAAAGACCCGCGCGCAAAAGAGTGGGGCATGACGCTCAAGCCCGAGGAACTGATCCGCACCAGCGCTTACCTGCGAAACGCCCACCGTGAACAGCAGGCCAGCCGTGAGCCGCCGCGGCCTCCCTCCCCTGCCCCGCGACCGGCAGACAGGGCCAGCAGACCGGCCACACCAGCCCCCGAGGTGTACGCCGCCGTCGGACCCGTGCGGCGAGCGGACAGCGCTCCAGCGAAGGTTTCTTCTCCCTCAACGTTTACCTGTTCGAAGTGCGCCAGTGAACGGCTGGAAGTGGCGTACGGGCAGTACGGCTATTACTTCAAGTGCCTGACCTGCGACGGCAATACCCGCATCGATCTGAAGTGCAAGACCTGCAACGGCAAGCTGCGAACCCGTAAGAGCCAGCGTCAGTTCTTCGCCGAATGCAAGACGTGCGACACGTCCAAGCTCTACTTCACCAACCCTAGTTGATCAGCTTGGCTGAAGAATCGGCGTCTACACTGCGGGCATGCGACCTCTCAGCATCGGCTTGTTCTTGGTGGCCATGACCTCGTCGGCGTTGGCCGCGACCTACAACATGGCCGCGCCCATCCTGCCCGATCCGAAGCTGAGTCCTGGCGACGTGCTGACCAGCGACACTGCCATCATCTGCAAACCGGGGTACACCCAAACGGTTCGTAATGTCCCCCAGGCACTGAAAAACCAGGTCTATAAGGAATACGGCATCACCAGCCGCTTGCCCGGTGAGTACGAAATCGACCACATCATCAGTCTGGAACTGGGTGGTTCAAACAGTGCGAAGAATCTCTACCCGGAGTCCTTTAAGACCCAGCCACTGAACGCGCACGTCAAGGATACGTTGGAGAACAAACTCCACGCACTCGCCTGTGCAGGAACCATCACCATGCAGGAGGCCCAGCGAGCCATTGCCAGCAACTGGACCGCCGCCTACGTCAAGTACGTCGGCCCGCTGCCGGGAGGCGTGTCTCCTGTTTCGTCAGGAACGGTGTCGACCCCAGCACCCACCGCCGTTCAGCAGATTCCGGCCCAGCCGCCGACGAGCGCCAGTGTCGCGCCTCTGGCTGATGGCAGTTGCCCACCGTCCGCACCGGTCAAACTGAGCAAGGCCGGGATCTATCATCTGCCGACCGGTGACAGCAATTATGGCCGCACCCATGCCACCCAGTGCTTCACCGATGCTGCCAGCGCGGCGGCTGCCGGATTCCGAGGAGTCAAATGACTACGCCTGATCACCCCACGCCCATCCTGTCTCCCTCCATCACCGTCCTCGGCGCGGATCGAGTGGCCACTGACCAGGACCACGCCCTGCTGATCGCAGCTCAGGCCCTGCTGAGTCAGGACGCGCACTTCCAGGCGCTCACCACACCGACCCTGTCGCGCTGTGAAGTCAACGCCGGATTAGAAGACACCGCGCCGGGCTATCTGTATCTGCGCTACGACGTGCCGAGAGCCGTTCCCCAGGAATTCTGGGCGCACTGGGGGCACAGCAACCACATCGCCTTCAAATCAGGGCAGGTGAGCGTCGCAAGACCCAAGGCCACGCGGGTTGAAGAGAACCAAGACAACACTTGAACGCGACCGCTGAGGGGCATGTCTTCGGCGCCGGTCAGCTGCGCGTGCTGCATGTGGCATACACCAACAAAACGCGCCCACTCCGACTTGAGCGGGCGCACGGTCGTCAAATGGGCGTCAGGACGGGCTCTTCATCTTCAAACACAGCTCGATCAGTCGGTCACGCACCGCGACACTGTACGAGTTGAACAGCATCTCCAGGTCTTCCAGCTGTACGCCTGGCAGGTGCTGGCCATGCTGGGTCCACGCACGGCGGAGCTCGGCCTGGCCCCAGTCCAGTAGGCGCTGCTGCGCGTCACACTTGTTGCTCCAGGCCTGCCAGTAGACTTCCGGGTCACCGTCGTCGAGCGCATCCAGGGCGGCGTGACTCTCTTCCTTGGTCATCGTGCCAGCAGCCCGCGCGGCGTAGATGGGGACGCGGCGTTCGGTGCGGGCGTCCTGCTCCAGCGTGTAGGCGGCCAGCGCCACCAGGTATTCAGCCTGCGCCTGGGCCATCTGCGCCGACTGCTGACCATCGCACTCCGGCTGCATCAGTGCTGTGCTTGATGTCACTCGTTCCTCCCCGCCCGTAACAGCAGGCCTTCACTGTCATCGATCTCGACATTGATCTTGCCACCCAGGACTTCTCGCAGCAGTCGAGTTTCTCTCACAGGCGACAGACGGCGAAACTGTCAGCAGCGCCGGAGCACATCCCGTCGTCAGCAGCATGAACCAGCAGGCCAGCCCACGCCACCGCGAGGAAGTCATACGCCGATGATAGCGAAGACAAGTAGCAGCCAGCGGCTACTCCAACTTCGTAAACCGCCGCCCCGTCCACCGGTCATACACAAACATCCCCGTCCCCTCCAGACTCCACACCTTAAAGGCGTAGAGCCCATCCGCTTGACCAGACGAACTGAGAGTGTTGGTGCCCTCGACCTCCTGGGCCGTGAGTTCATTCAACCCAGCGACCTGCACCTTCCGACAGGCCCCATTGACGTCGCGGGTGTTGAGCTGATCAAGACTGTCTGCGGCCACACCTTGATGCTCACTTTCATACGTGATCTGCGCGGTGACAATCGCTTTGCCGCATTGCAGCGCTTCCAAGTCATGCGGGCGTTTTCGTAAGCCGATCAAATTCGGGATCAGGAGCGCGGCGAGAATCCCGATGATCGCCAGGACGGCCAGCAGCTCCAGCAGCGTGAAGCCCCGCACCCGCCGGGCAGCATGCCCGGTGCGGCGCGTGCTGCCGTGTGACCTCCCCTGCTTGCAGGCCGTCATCGGGCGCTCAGTTGATCTTGCCGAAGTGCGGACCGGCATCGCGGTTGTACACGTACATGGCACTGCCCCGCTGCGACCACACCTTAAAAGCATAGTTCGACCCGCTGACGCCAATGCCATTGCTGCCCCCGGTCCCGAGGCCCGCCGCCGTCACCTGCCAGTCCTCCCCCACCTGCACGCCACTACACTGCTCGGTCACATCGGCATTGGCGAGGGTCGCTACGTTATTGGCGGCCAGTCCATTGTGCTCGCTTTCATACGTGATCTGCGCCGCCACGATGGCCTTCCCGCATTGCAGCGCGGCGACATCGTTCGGGCGCTTCTGGGCAGCGGCATAACTCGGGACGAAGATCGCGGCCAGGATGGCGATGATGGCAATCACCACCAGCAGTTCGATCAGCGTAAAGCCCTGCGTTCGGTGCGTGTTCTTCATGTGTTCTCCTCAGTTTTGCTTGACGAATTTGACGTTGCCGTCGCGGTTGTAGGCATAAATCGCCGAGCCATTGTTCGACCACACCCGGAAGGCATAGTTGGTGCCGCCCACCGCGATGTTGTTGTTGCCCGCGCTGCCCTGAGTGATGGTGGGGCCGTCCTGAATCAGCTGGATGTTCTGACACTGCTCAGTGGCGTCGGCGTTGCCGAGTTGCGCCAGGCTGCCAGCGGGGGTGCCATTGTGTTCTGCCATGTAGGTGATCTGCCCAGCCACGATGGCCTTGCCACATTGCAGCGCGGCCACGTCGTTGGGCCTTCTCTGCGCTGCGGCGTAGCTTGGGACGAAGATGGCGGCGAGGATCGCGATGATGGCGATGACCACCAGCAGTTCGATGAGGGTGAAGCCCTGCACGCGGGTCTTGGGCAGGGAACGGCGGGGACAGGGAAGGTCGTTCATGGAGGCTCCTTGAGAGGTCATGACTGCGTGGGGTCAATTCCAGTGGACGGGGTTGATTTTCTGGGCGATGCGACTCTGGTTGACTTCATAGAGATTGCTGCCTTGCGGACTCCAGGCCAGGAACAGCAGGTGGCCCTGGCCGTCGTTGTTGATGATTCCGTCGCCGGTGGCGCCGATTCTCAGGCCAGCGGAGTCGAAGTGATGAACCTGGATGCCGCTGCACTGTTCGGTCACGTCGGTGTTGTTCAGCGCGGTGAGCGTGCCGGCGTAGCTGCCGTTATGGTCGCCTGCGTAGCTGATTTCGGCACCTGTAATGGCTTTGATGCACTGCAGGACCGCGACGTCACGGGGTTTTTTCTGGGCGGCAGCGTAGCTGGGTACGAAGATGGCCGCGAGAATGGCGATGATGGCGATGACCACCAGGAGTTCGATCAGGGTGAAGCCCTGGGTGTGTCGGGGGTGGGTCATACTCTCCTTGAAGCGGGTTCCAACGGGTGGATGGGCGAGATGTGGTCGGTGCACGCGTGCCTGCATGGCGGTGGGGGCGAGCGCGGGTGGGTCGTGGGCATACACTCTCCTTGACGGGTCTGGGGCTTGACAGCGCCATGTCTCGAGTGTCTGTGCAATCAAGGTGACGTTTTTCAAGCGTCCGTCTTCAGGTGCGCAGCAGTGCTTCAAGCAGGCTGAAGCGCACGGTGGCGCCGGTCAGGGCTGCGGTATTCCAAGCCTGGCGGTGTCCCGCCGCGATCAGCTGCCGTTTCGCGCGGGTGACGGCGGTGTAGGCGAGTTGGCGCGACAGCAGGCGGTGGTGCTCGTCGCTCAGTACCACCAGTACGCGCTCCCATTCGCTGCCCTGCGAGCGGTGAATCGTCAATGCATACGCGAGGCTGAGCTGCAGCTGTGCGTCTGCCCCCAGGAGATGAACGGTGTCATCGAACAGGCATTCCAGCTGCGCTCCGACGCATACGACACGGCCAGTCATGCCGTTCATCAGTCCGGTGGTGTGGTCGTTGCGGGTGACGAGCACGGGATCGCCCACCCGAAACGGACCGGTGCCGGGATTGAGCGCGGCCTGCAGAGCGGGATTGAGGGTGTCGACCCCGAGGGGGCCGGTGCGCCCAGCGGTGAGCAGGATCGGTGGGCCGCTCTCCTGCACATGCGCCTGCATCAGCTGCACCACCGCTTCCGTGGTGGTTGTTTCATGGAAGGGAACGCCGGTGTCGCGGGGACGCTCGCCGCTGATCAGCAGCCGGGCGAGCGTGAGGATCGGGCTGTCCTGCGCCTGCCGATGGGTGCGGGTCAGTCGTGCGGTCGGCACGGTCCGAATCAGCGCCGCCAGGGGATGCCCAGGGTCAATCGGCGGCAACTGATCCTCGTCGCCCACCAGAATGACCCGGCACCCGGTGGGGGCACTTCGCAGCAGGGCTCCGAGCAGGGCATTGCTGGCCATGCTCACTTCATCGACCACCACCGCATGCGTCTGCAGCAGACAAGTCTCGAACTTGTGACCGTCGTAGCCGAGCAGGCGGTGGAGGGTGGTGGCGAAGCGGCCAGTGCTCTGCTGCATGCGGCTGGCCGCTTTGCCGGTCGGTGCACACAGGATCGTCGTGAGCCCGGCGGTGTCGAGGGTGTCCAGCAAGGCTTTGAGGGTGGTGGTCTTACCAGTGCCGGGGCCGCCGGTGATGACGCACAGGGCGGTGGTACACGCGAGCTGGACGGCCGCCCGCTGTTCGCTGGTCAGGTTCGGGAGGACTCTGGGGAGCGGCAGGGGGGGAAGATCGGCGGTCAGGAGCCGGGCGATGTCGTCCGCCAGGCGCACTTCTTCGTGGTATGGCGCGGGTGCCGCCAACATCTGCTGGAAGGCCATGACATACCCGTCGTCCACCGCTGCTTGAAGGGCGAGCTCGGCTTCCTTCTCGTCCAGCGCGTGATCCTGCATCAGCAGGGTGTTCAGCAGCGTTCTGGGGACGCAGGTATGCCCGTCCTCCTGCAGCCAGCGCTGCACCAGCTCGTACACCAGTGCCGGGCCACGCCGGGGATCGAAGATCGACAGCCCCTGCTGCCGGGCCGCCGCATCAAGCACCCGGAGGGGAATGCGCTGCTGGACCGCACGATATGGATTCGCTTGGAAGATCTGCACGGCGCCTGCGCCGTCCTGACGAATCAGCGGCTGGGCATACTCCGGGGCCAGTCCTAACGCGGCGAGGTCCTGGAAGGTGGTGTACCATCGCCCCTGCCGCCGGGCGTGCGTCTGCATGGCCCGCACGCTGCTCGCGGGAAATCCCCGTACCCCCTCAAGGCGCTGGGCTTCATGCTGGATGATGCGGTGGGTATCGTCGCCGAGCTGCATGACGATCTTTGCCACGCCGTGCCGCGCCAGACCGGTGATCTGTCCGTAGAAGGCGGCGGCGATGTCGCGCTCGCGGATGACTCGGTGAGCGGACAGCAGCACGCTGCCCTGCATGTCTGCGTGGAGGAGATGACCGCGTTTCAGGGGCGGCAGCGGACCGGTCAGGGTCAGGACGGAGCCATCTGTCAATGTGAGGCGGCAGGCATCTTCGCCGGTGGGGGTGCGCCAGGTGCGCTCGACCACGCCGTGCACCTGAGTTGGAGTGGTCGTCATGCCTGAAGCATGCCTGCAATCAAGGTGACGCCTCGGCCGGGCGTCACCTTGATTGCACCTACGCTGAGCGCATGAGCGACACGGCGTTTCGCTGGACACTCCGCGTTGACGATCCCCGGCAAGCACGGATGGACCTGCTGGTGCTGAGCGCTGCGCTGGTGGCCGTGTTGCCCGCTGCGGAAACCGTGATGGTAAGTGCCCAGGGCGGCGTTCAGGTCTTCGATGCCGCTTGGGAACCGCTGGATCTGGGCATGCTGCCGTTTGACTTGGCGGATGATCTGGCCCGTTGGTTTGGGGTGGGGGTGTACGCGTTGCCGGGTCCGGGTCGGCCGGGCTGCCGGATTGAGCGGCGTTATCGCTCGGCCTCCGTGTCGAACACGCCGTCGTCTTCAAAGGGGACGGCCAGCTGATCTTGCAGCTGTTGGTTGAGGAATCGGGCGGGCCGGAAGACGACACG includes:
- a CDS encoding nuclease-related domain-containing protein — protein: MIAKDYAALPTTDRFQRAGDEAEKQMAFYLKRAFGDDPAVHVFHNLRLEDGSDVAQIDHLILHRHGAIIIESKSVTSAVRINERDEWTRQWNGRWTGMPSPVLQARRQADFLRKQLRARYAELLDKALFGLVQRGFGMFVFDVVVAISDQGVIEHRGQLPEVRKADQVADRVRELMREQAGLAHPMSKDPRAKEWGMTLKPEELIRTSAYLRNAHREQQASREPPRPPSPAPRPADRASRPATPAPEVYAAVGPVRRADSAPAKVSSPSTFTCSKCASERLEVAYGQYGYYFKCLTCDGNTRIDLKCKTCNGKLRTRKSQRQFFAECKTCDTSKLYFTNPS
- a CDS encoding sunset domain-containing protein, translated to MRPLSIGLFLVAMTSSALAATYNMAAPILPDPKLSPGDVLTSDTAIICKPGYTQTVRNVPQALKNQVYKEYGITSRLPGEYEIDHIISLELGGSNSAKNLYPESFKTQPLNAHVKDTLENKLHALACAGTITMQEAQRAIASNWTAAYVKYVGPLPGGVSPVSSGTVSTPAPTAVQQIPAQPPTSASVAPLADGSCPPSAPVKLSKAGIYHLPTGDSNYGRTHATQCFTDAASAAAAGFRGVK
- a CDS encoding type II secretion system protein, with product MTACKQGRSHGSTRRTGHAARRVRGFTLLELLAVLAIIGILAALLIPNLIGLRKRPHDLEALQCGKAIVTAQITYESEHQGVAADSLDQLNTRDVNGACRKVQVAGLNELTAQEVEGTNTLSSSGQADGLYAFKVWSLEGTGMFVYDRWTGRRFTKLE
- a CDS encoding prepilin-type N-terminal cleavage/methylation domain-containing protein — protein: MKNTHRTQGFTLIELLVVIAIIAILAAIFVPSYAAAQKRPNDVAALQCGKAIVAAQITYESEHNGLAANNVATLANADVTEQCSGVQVGEDWQVTAAGLGTGGSNGIGVSGSNYAFKVWSQRGSAMYVYNRDAGPHFGKIN
- a CDS encoding prepilin-type N-terminal cleavage/methylation domain-containing protein yields the protein MNDLPCPRRSLPKTRVQGFTLIELLVVIAIIAILAAIFVPSYAAAQRRPNDVAALQCGKAIVAGQITYMAEHNGTPAGSLAQLGNADATEQCQNIQLIQDGPTITQGSAGNNNIAVGGTNYAFRVWSNNGSAIYAYNRDGNVKFVKQN
- a CDS encoding prepilin-type N-terminal cleavage/methylation domain-containing protein codes for the protein MTHPRHTQGFTLIELLVVIAIIAILAAIFVPSYAAAQKKPRDVAVLQCIKAITGAEISYAGDHNGSYAGTLTALNNTDVTEQCSGIQVHHFDSAGLRIGATGDGIINNDGQGHLLFLAWSPQGSNLYEVNQSRIAQKINPVHWN
- a CDS encoding AAA family ATPase, yielding MTTTPTQVHGVVERTWRTPTGEDACRLTLTDGSVLTLTGPLPPLKRGHLLHADMQGSVLLSAHRVIRERDIAAAFYGQITGLARHGVAKIVMQLGDDTHRIIQHEAQRLEGVRGFPASSVRAMQTHARRQGRWYTTFQDLAALGLAPEYAQPLIRQDGAGAVQIFQANPYRAVQQRIPLRVLDAAARQQGLSIFDPRRGPALVYELVQRWLQEDGHTCVPRTLLNTLLMQDHALDEKEAELALQAAVDDGYVMAFQQMLAAPAPYHEEVRLADDIARLLTADLPPLPLPRVLPNLTSEQRAAVQLACTTALCVITGGPGTGKTTTLKALLDTLDTAGLTTILCAPTGKAASRMQQSTGRFATTLHRLLGYDGHKFETCLLQTHAVVVDEVSMASNALLGALLRSAPTGCRVILVGDEDQLPPIDPGHPLAALIRTVPTARLTRTHRQAQDSPILTLARLLISGERPRDTGVPFHETTTTEAVVQLMQAHVQESGPPILLTAGRTGPLGVDTLNPALQAALNPGTGPFRVGDPVLVTRNDHTTGLMNGMTGRVVCVGAQLECLFDDTVHLLGADAQLQLSLAYALTIHRSQGSEWERVLVVLSDEHHRLLSRQLAYTAVTRAKRQLIAAGHRQAWNTAALTGATVRFSLLEALLRT